In Saccharothrix syringae, the following are encoded in one genomic region:
- a CDS encoding glycoside hydrolase family 3 C-terminal domain-containing protein codes for MDEVDLDALVGKLELGRKVRLLTGATDWRTHDEPEIGLRSIVMSDGPIGVRGQGWDERSTSVALPSPTALAASWDVGLVERLGLLLAAEARRKGVDVLLAPTLNLHRTPLAGRHFECFSEDPLLTARIGAAYITGVQGGGVAATAKHYVANDSETERMTLDARVDEDVLREVYLVPFEHAVRAGVWVVMSAYNGVNGTTMSENPLLAEPLKGSWGFDGLVVSDWGAVRSTAASANAAQDLAMPGPDGPWRDLVAAVERGEVPEAAVDAKVKRLLRLAARVGALDGARPVEPQVETPETPETRRVETPPVGASRVETPPVEAPRVEASRVEAPRVEASRELLREAVAKGTVLLRNDGVLPLSPGTRVAVLGPNAAATRIQGGGSAGVYPESVVSFLDGLREVTEVVHTPGVRLGDRPTPLTTLDSVDPRSGEPGVLVRQLDADGTELAAERRLLGRVLDVARVAGARTVEVRGRLTPDVDGEWRLSVAGFGRLTLDVAGERLLDERVPLDTDDPAVISLTPPEREVTARLVAGRPVDLVARRELLEHTGVATVLAADPPRPGAAEEFARAVELARTSDVAVVVVGTTEEIESEGFDRASLALPGGQDELVRAVRAVNERTVVVVNAGSPVELPWQDEVAAVLLTWFPGQEAGHGLADVLFGVREPGGRLPTTWPVRQADLPVSEVRPEGGVLRYAEGADIGYRAWHRAGTAPAYWFGHGLGYTTWAYEHVGATPAGVRVRVRNTGGRAGRELVQVYATGGGLVGWAHAEAGPGEVVTVDVEVPERWRARVADGSGGLVVGPNAGSAALRIGERSPSVAE; via the coding sequence GTGGACGAGGTCGATCTCGACGCGTTGGTCGGCAAGTTGGAGCTGGGGCGCAAGGTGCGGTTGTTGACCGGGGCGACCGACTGGCGCACGCACGACGAACCGGAGATCGGCCTGCGGTCGATCGTCATGTCGGACGGGCCGATCGGGGTGCGCGGCCAGGGGTGGGACGAGCGCAGCACGTCGGTGGCCCTGCCCTCGCCCACCGCGCTGGCCGCCTCCTGGGACGTCGGGCTGGTCGAGCGGCTGGGGCTGCTGCTGGCCGCCGAGGCCAGGCGCAAGGGGGTGGACGTGCTGCTCGCGCCCACCCTGAACCTGCACCGCACGCCGTTGGCCGGGCGGCACTTCGAGTGCTTCTCCGAGGACCCGCTGCTGACCGCGCGCATCGGCGCCGCCTACATCACCGGCGTGCAGGGCGGTGGCGTCGCGGCGACGGCCAAGCACTACGTCGCCAACGACTCCGAGACCGAGCGCATGACCCTGGACGCCCGGGTCGACGAGGACGTCCTGCGCGAGGTCTACCTGGTGCCGTTCGAGCATGCCGTGCGCGCCGGGGTGTGGGTGGTCATGTCCGCCTACAACGGCGTCAACGGCACCACGATGTCGGAGAACCCGCTGCTGGCCGAACCGCTCAAGGGGTCGTGGGGCTTCGACGGGCTGGTCGTGTCCGACTGGGGCGCGGTCCGCTCCACCGCCGCGTCCGCGAACGCCGCGCAGGACCTGGCCATGCCCGGTCCGGACGGGCCGTGGCGCGACCTGGTGGCCGCCGTGGAGCGCGGCGAGGTGCCGGAGGCCGCGGTCGACGCCAAGGTCAAGCGCCTGCTGCGGCTGGCCGCCCGGGTCGGCGCCCTCGACGGCGCCCGACCGGTCGAACCGCAGGTGGAGACGCCGGAGACGCCGGAGACGCGGCGGGTGGAGACGCCGCCGGTGGGGGCATCGCGGGTGGAGACGCCGCCGGTGGAAGCGCCGCGCGTGGAGGCATCGCGGGTGGAAGCGCCGCGCGTGGAGGCGTCGCGGGAACTGCTGCGCGAGGCGGTCGCCAAGGGGACCGTGCTGCTGCGCAACGACGGCGTCCTGCCGCTCTCCCCCGGCACGCGGGTCGCCGTCCTCGGGCCGAACGCCGCCGCCACCCGCATCCAGGGCGGCGGCAGCGCGGGCGTCTACCCCGAGTCGGTGGTCTCGTTCCTCGACGGCCTGCGCGAGGTCACCGAGGTCGTGCACACCCCCGGCGTCCGCCTCGGCGACCGGCCCACGCCCCTGACCACCCTCGACAGCGTCGACCCGCGCAGCGGCGAACCCGGCGTGCTGGTGCGGCAGCTCGACGCCGACGGCACCGAGCTGGCCGCCGAACGCCGCCTGCTGGGCCGGGTGCTCGACGTCGCCCGGGTGGCGGGCGCGCGCACGGTCGAGGTGCGCGGCAGGCTGACCCCCGACGTCGACGGCGAATGGCGCCTGTCGGTGGCCGGGTTCGGCCGCCTCACCCTGGACGTGGCCGGCGAGCGCCTGCTCGACGAGCGCGTGCCCCTGGACACCGACGACCCGGCGGTGATCAGCCTGACCCCGCCGGAGCGCGAGGTCACCGCGCGGCTGGTCGCGGGGCGGCCGGTCGACCTGGTCGCGCGCCGCGAGCTGCTGGAGCACACCGGCGTGGCGACGGTGCTGGCCGCCGACCCGCCCCGGCCGGGCGCGGCCGAGGAGTTCGCCCGGGCCGTGGAGCTGGCCCGGACCAGTGACGTCGCGGTGGTCGTGGTGGGCACCACCGAGGAGATCGAGAGCGAGGGCTTCGACCGCGCCTCCCTGGCCCTGCCGGGCGGGCAGGACGAGCTGGTCCGCGCGGTGCGGGCGGTCAACGAGCGGACGGTGGTCGTGGTCAACGCGGGCAGCCCGGTGGAGCTGCCGTGGCAGGACGAGGTGGCCGCGGTGCTGCTGACCTGGTTCCCGGGGCAGGAGGCCGGGCACGGCCTGGCCGACGTGCTGTTCGGCGTCCGCGAGCCCGGCGGCAGGCTGCCCACGACGTGGCCGGTCCGGCAGGCCGACCTGCCGGTGTCCGAGGTGCGGCCGGAGGGCGGCGTGCTGCGCTACGCGGAGGGGGCGGACATCGGGTACCGGGCCTGGCACCGCGCCGGGACCGCGCCCGCCTACTGGTTCGGGCACGGGCTGGGGTACACGACCTGGGCTTACGAGCACGTCGGGGCGACCCCGGCGGGGGTGCGGGTCCGGGTGCGCAACACCGGCGGTCGGGCCGGTCGCGAGCTGGTCCAGGTCTACGCGACCGGCGGCGGGCTGGTCGGCTGGGCGCACGCGGAGGCCGGGCCGGGCGAGGTGGTGACGGTCGACGTCGAGGTGCCGGAGCGGTGGCGCGCCCGGGTCGCGGACGGGTCGGGCGGCCTGGTGGTGGGCCCCAACGCGGGCAGCGCGGCGCTGCGGATCGGAGAGCGCTCTCCAAGCGTGGCAGAATGA
- a CDS encoding ROK family transcriptional regulator, with protein MAPKRTTVRDLRRQNRSTLLSTLFFDGPLSRYELSARSGLSAATVSNVTAELVEDGLVVEAGSVDSDGGRPRVLLRVNPAFGHVVGVDVGETGIKVELFDLGLTQLAARDHALSPSSPAAVASLIASSVREVVAAAAVPVSTVLGVGIGVPGTVEQGAAAVVHAPTIGWDAVRLEDLIRAAGGTWPLYVENGAKTQGQAEMWFGAGRGARHVVIALIGSGVGAAVVTDGGVYRGATSSAGEWGHTTISYGGRPCRCGARGCLEAYVGAEAILDRYRRARGRVLAGTDEQSTVDALIAAAAHSRTAARVLEETAGYLGAGIANLVNLFNPERIVLGGWAGLALGAHQLDRIVEATRAHALRHPYDQISIELGRFGPDAVAVGAATLPVAALLEGAADPRKPAPHTNIA; from the coding sequence GTGGCCCCGAAGCGCACCACCGTCCGCGACCTGCGTCGGCAGAACCGTTCGACGCTGTTGTCGACCCTCTTCTTCGACGGGCCTTTGAGCAGGTACGAGCTGTCCGCGCGGTCCGGGCTGTCCGCCGCGACGGTGTCCAACGTGACCGCGGAACTCGTCGAGGACGGGCTCGTGGTGGAGGCGGGCTCGGTCGACTCGGACGGCGGCCGGCCGCGCGTGCTGCTGCGCGTCAACCCCGCGTTCGGCCACGTGGTCGGGGTGGACGTGGGCGAGACGGGGATCAAGGTCGAGCTGTTCGACCTGGGCCTGACCCAGCTCGCCGCCCGGGACCACGCCCTGTCGCCCTCCTCCCCCGCCGCCGTGGCGTCGCTGATCGCGTCGTCGGTCCGGGAGGTGGTCGCGGCGGCGGCCGTCCCGGTGTCGACCGTGCTCGGCGTCGGGATCGGCGTCCCCGGCACGGTCGAGCAGGGCGCGGCGGCGGTCGTGCACGCGCCCACCATCGGGTGGGACGCGGTCCGCCTGGAGGACCTGATCCGCGCCGCGGGCGGCACCTGGCCGCTGTACGTGGAGAACGGCGCCAAGACGCAGGGCCAGGCCGAGATGTGGTTCGGCGCGGGGCGCGGGGCGCGGCACGTGGTGATAGCGCTGATCGGCTCGGGCGTCGGCGCGGCCGTGGTCACCGACGGCGGCGTGTACCGGGGCGCCACCAGCTCCGCCGGCGAGTGGGGGCACACCACCATCTCCTACGGCGGTCGGCCGTGCCGGTGCGGCGCGCGCGGCTGCCTGGAGGCGTACGTGGGCGCCGAGGCCATCCTCGACCGGTACCGCAGGGCGCGCGGGCGCGTGCTGGCCGGCACCGACGAGCAGTCCACCGTGGACGCCCTGATCGCCGCCGCCGCGCACTCCCGGACGGCCGCCCGCGTGCTGGAGGAGACCGCCGGCTACCTCGGCGCCGGCATCGCCAACCTGGTCAACCTGTTCAACCCCGAGCGCATCGTGCTGGGCGGGTGGGCCGGGCTGGCCCTGGGCGCCCACCAGCTGGACCGCATCGTCGAGGCCACCCGGGCCCACGCCCTGCGCCACCCGTACGACCAGATCTCCATCGAACTGGGCCGCTTCGGCCCCGACGCCGTGGCCGTGGGCGCCGCCACCCTCCCCGTCGCCGCCCTCCTCGAAGGCGCCGCCGACCCCCGCAAACCGGCCCCCCACACCAACATCGCCTGA
- a CDS encoding ABC transporter substrate-binding protein, with amino-acid sequence MRLRRTSALAVAAALLFSAACSSSNQGSQNTQTGVLNVGMPNGPQTENNNPFLNSSAASSLGYRRLIFEPLAMVNEVKIGEEPKPWLATKWEWSDNYSKLALTIREGATWSDGKPLTAEDVAYTFQLLRDNPGLNIEGVPYTDISVSGNVVNAGFPRSQFVNQKKILEQLIVPKHIWSTIANPSTETLKNPVGSGPYTLKTFTPQTVTLQVRDSYWQELPQVKEVRYTSYSDNNAQTTALATGASEWSFVFIPNYEAVYTSKDPAHFKLWFPPVLGVHGLWFNTKSKPWDNPALRRAVNQVINRDDIFTQAEAGYFYPKVDNITGIPSAGEALLAPEFKGQALKVDIDKAKKELTDNGFTYDGDKLKDPSGQPVTIKMTVPTGWSDYVTSLEIIKDNVSKIGIEATVDLQNADSWTKALDTGDFQAALHWTNNGATPYDIYQSIMDGALFKPIGQAGVNGNYGRYENPEATQLLNEYANAAEEAGRTEALHKLQRLFVRDMPVAITSAANGGGQYSTKNWVGWPDDSNPYGPVQPTLENALDVVMHLKPAA; translated from the coding sequence ATGCGACTCAGGCGAACGTCCGCCCTCGCCGTCGCGGCAGCACTGCTGTTCTCGGCCGCCTGCTCGTCGAGCAACCAGGGCAGCCAGAACACCCAGACCGGTGTGCTGAACGTGGGCATGCCCAACGGTCCGCAGACCGAGAACAACAACCCGTTCCTCAACTCGTCCGCGGCCAGCTCGCTGGGCTACCGCAGGCTCATCTTCGAGCCGCTGGCGATGGTGAACGAGGTCAAGATCGGCGAGGAGCCCAAGCCCTGGCTCGCCACGAAGTGGGAGTGGAGCGACAACTACTCCAAGCTGGCCCTGACCATCCGCGAGGGGGCCACCTGGTCGGACGGCAAGCCGCTGACCGCCGAGGACGTGGCGTACACCTTCCAGCTGCTGCGCGACAACCCCGGCCTGAACATCGAGGGCGTCCCGTACACGGACATCTCGGTGAGCGGCAACGTGGTCAACGCCGGCTTCCCGCGCTCGCAGTTCGTCAACCAGAAGAAGATCCTCGAACAGCTGATCGTGCCCAAGCACATCTGGTCGACGATCGCCAACCCGTCGACCGAGACGCTGAAGAACCCGGTCGGCAGCGGCCCGTACACGCTGAAGACCTTCACCCCGCAGACGGTCACCCTCCAGGTGCGCGACAGCTACTGGCAGGAGCTGCCGCAGGTCAAGGAGGTCCGCTACACCTCCTACAGCGACAACAACGCGCAGACCACCGCGCTGGCCACGGGCGCGTCCGAGTGGAGCTTCGTGTTCATCCCGAACTACGAGGCCGTCTACACCTCCAAGGACCCCGCGCACTTCAAGCTCTGGTTCCCGCCGGTGCTCGGCGTGCACGGCCTGTGGTTCAACACCAAGAGCAAGCCGTGGGACAACCCGGCGCTGCGCCGCGCGGTGAACCAGGTCATCAACCGTGACGACATCTTCACCCAGGCCGAGGCGGGCTACTTCTACCCGAAGGTCGACAACATCACCGGCATCCCCAGCGCCGGTGAGGCCCTGCTCGCCCCCGAGTTCAAGGGGCAGGCGCTCAAGGTCGACATCGACAAGGCCAAGAAGGAGCTGACCGACAACGGCTTCACCTACGACGGCGACAAGCTCAAGGACCCGTCGGGCCAGCCCGTCACCATCAAGATGACCGTGCCCACCGGCTGGTCGGACTACGTGACCAGCCTGGAGATCATCAAGGACAACGTCTCCAAGATCGGCATCGAGGCCACGGTCGACCTGCAGAACGCCGACTCGTGGACCAAGGCGCTCGACACCGGCGACTTCCAGGCCGCGCTGCACTGGACCAACAACGGCGCGACCCCGTACGACATCTACCAGTCCATCATGGACGGCGCGCTGTTCAAGCCGATCGGCCAGGCGGGCGTCAACGGCAACTACGGCCGCTACGAGAACCCCGAGGCCACGCAGCTGCTCAACGAGTACGCCAACGCGGCCGAGGAGGCGGGTCGCACCGAGGCCCTGCACAAGCTCCAGCGGCTGTTCGTGCGGGACATGCCGGTCGCCATCACCTCCGCGGCCAACGGCGGCGGCCAGTACAGCACCAAGAACTGGGTCGGCTGGCCGGACGACTCCAACCCCTACGGGCCCGTCCAGCCCACGCTGGAGAACGCGCTCGACGTCGTCATGCACCTGAAGCCGGCCGCATGA
- a CDS encoding ABC transporter ATP-binding protein, whose product MTTGTTPSASETTEVVLEADGLTKHFPIRKRGRELLSRTTRAVRAVEDVDLRLRRGRVTALVGESGSGKSTVARLLAQLYPQTSGAVRLHGEPVDARGSRRFRAYSKRVQMIFQDPFASLNPVHTVRYHLTRALKIHGNAGSSAQDLERALADLLTRVQLTPPERYVDKFPHELSGGQRQRVAIARALGADPEVLLADEPVSMLDVSIRLGVLNLLRDLKERLRLAVLYITHDIASARYFADETFVMYAGRVVEGGDSETVTQRPAHPYTQLLIDSAPDPDRPAAEEKDGGTGEPPSLISPPAGCRFNPRCPHAMRVCTREVPPPFPIDDGPGHFAACWLYGEVTGADAEKPRASREEVL is encoded by the coding sequence ATGACAACGGGCACGACGCCGTCGGCCTCCGAGACCACCGAGGTGGTCCTGGAGGCCGACGGCCTGACCAAGCACTTCCCGATCCGCAAGCGCGGGCGCGAGCTGCTGTCCCGGACCACGCGCGCGGTGCGCGCGGTCGAGGACGTGGACCTGCGCCTGCGCCGCGGTCGGGTCACCGCGCTGGTCGGCGAGTCCGGTTCGGGCAAGTCGACCGTGGCCCGCCTGCTGGCGCAGCTGTACCCGCAGACGTCGGGTGCCGTCCGGCTGCACGGCGAGCCGGTGGACGCCAGGGGCAGCCGGCGGTTCCGCGCGTACAGCAAGCGGGTCCAGATGATCTTCCAGGACCCGTTCGCGTCGCTGAACCCCGTGCACACCGTGCGCTACCACCTCACCCGGGCGCTGAAGATCCACGGCAACGCGGGTTCCTCCGCCCAAGACCTGGAGCGGGCGCTGGCCGACCTGCTCACCCGCGTGCAGCTCACCCCGCCCGAGCGGTACGTGGACAAGTTCCCGCACGAGCTGTCCGGCGGCCAGCGCCAGCGCGTGGCCATCGCCCGGGCGCTCGGCGCGGACCCCGAGGTGCTGCTGGCCGACGAGCCGGTGTCGATGCTGGACGTGTCGATCCGGCTCGGCGTGCTCAACCTGCTGCGCGACCTCAAGGAACGCCTCCGGCTGGCCGTCCTCTACATCACCCACGACATCGCCTCGGCGCGCTACTTCGCCGACGAGACGTTCGTGATGTACGCGGGGCGCGTGGTCGAGGGCGGCGACAGCGAGACGGTCACCCAGCGGCCCGCCCACCCGTACACGCAGCTGCTCATCGACTCCGCGCCGGACCCCGACCGGCCCGCCGCGGAGGAGAAGGACGGCGGGACGGGCGAGCCCCCGTCGCTGATCAGCCCGCCCGCGGGCTGCCGGTTCAACCCGCGCTGCCCGCACGCCATGCGGGTGTGCACCCGGGAGGTGCCCCCGCCGTTCCCGATCGACGACGGCCCGGGGCACTTCGCCGCGTGCTGGCTCTACGGCGAGGTCACCGGCGCGGACGCGGAGAAGCCGCGCGCGAGCCGCGAGGAGGTGCTGTGA
- a CDS encoding ABC transporter permease: MSYLLKRIAFYLFTAWAAVTINFFVPRLIPGDPVQALITRSRGQMTTDAVQSLYVLFGLDKNTSLLEQYFSYLGQLLRGDLGLSFTFFPTPVSEVIGDGLPWTLGLVGVTTVLGFLLGTGLGTLVGWRRGSWADSLIPITTFLSSIPYFWLGLIAIALLTGPDSFFPASGAYDPGLVPGWDWEFVGSTLRYGLLPAFTILISSMSGWILSMRNMMVTVASEDYVTVAHAKGLPERRVMVGYAARNALLPNVSGFALSLGFIVGGTLLVEIVFSYPGLGLQLFQAVGAKDYPLMQGIFLIITLSVLLANFLADVAYLALDPRTRREG; encoded by the coding sequence GTGAGCTACCTCCTCAAGCGCATCGCGTTCTACCTGTTCACCGCCTGGGCCGCGGTCACCATCAACTTCTTCGTCCCGCGCCTGATCCCCGGCGACCCGGTCCAGGCGCTGATCACCCGCAGCCGCGGCCAGATGACCACCGACGCGGTGCAGTCGCTGTACGTGCTGTTCGGCCTGGACAAGAACACCAGCCTGCTGGAGCAGTACTTCAGCTACCTGGGCCAGCTGCTGCGCGGCGACCTCGGCCTGTCGTTCACCTTCTTCCCCACCCCGGTGTCGGAGGTGATCGGCGACGGCCTGCCGTGGACCCTGGGCCTGGTCGGCGTCACCACGGTGCTCGGCTTCCTGCTCGGCACCGGCCTGGGCACGCTGGTCGGCTGGCGGCGCGGGTCGTGGGCCGACTCGCTGATCCCGATCACCACGTTCCTGTCGTCCATCCCGTACTTCTGGCTGGGCCTGATCGCGATCGCCCTGCTCACCGGCCCGGACAGCTTCTTCCCGGCGTCCGGCGCCTACGACCCGGGCCTGGTGCCGGGCTGGGACTGGGAGTTCGTCGGCAGCACGCTGCGCTACGGCCTGCTGCCCGCGTTCACGATCCTGATCTCCTCGATGAGCGGCTGGATCCTCAGCATGCGCAACATGATGGTGACGGTGGCCTCGGAGGACTACGTGACCGTGGCCCACGCCAAGGGCCTGCCCGAGCGGCGGGTCATGGTCGGCTACGCGGCGCGCAACGCGCTGCTGCCCAACGTGTCCGGCTTCGCGCTGTCGCTGGGCTTCATCGTCGGCGGCACCCTGCTGGTGGAGATCGTGTTCTCCTACCCGGGCCTGGGGCTCCAGCTGTTCCAGGCGGTCGGCGCCAAGGACTACCCGCTGATGCAGGGCATCTTCCTGATCATCACGCTGTCCGTGCTGCTGGCCAACTTCCTGGCCGACGTCGCCTACCTCGCGCTGGACCCGCGCACCCGACGGGAGGGCTGA
- a CDS encoding ABC transporter permease — protein sequence MAVVPTTTAATPVATPAKRRRLRFVANPKATAGLVIMGFFVLLAVVGPWIAPFDPSERTSDLLQPPSAAHWFGTTHLGQDIFSQVVVGTRSVVFVGFVAGVLATVLSIMVGVTSGYLSGAGSEGLSALSNVFLVIPALPLIIIITSSLPETTVLTIALVIGLTSWAWGARVLRAQTLSLRNRDYVEAARATGERTWRIIVFEILPNLTAVIASGFVGTVIFAVTSLITLAFIGVSAGNDWNWGTILYWAQSQQALAQGAWWWFVPAGLAIALLGTALSLLNFGIDEFVSPRLRGGGRTSVKTADGRTVRMRVGFTPVLSTPVQPTPVLGEEAKP from the coding sequence ATGGCAGTCGTACCCACGACCACCGCGGCGACCCCGGTCGCCACGCCCGCCAAGCGCCGCAGGCTGCGGTTCGTGGCCAACCCCAAGGCCACCGCGGGCCTGGTCATCATGGGCTTCTTCGTGCTGCTCGCGGTCGTCGGGCCGTGGATCGCGCCGTTCGACCCGTCCGAGCGCACCAGCGACCTGCTCCAGCCGCCGTCCGCGGCGCACTGGTTCGGCACCACCCACCTCGGCCAGGACATCTTCAGCCAGGTGGTGGTCGGCACCCGCAGCGTGGTGTTCGTCGGCTTCGTGGCGGGCGTGCTGGCCACCGTGCTGTCGATCATGGTCGGCGTCACCTCCGGCTACCTCAGCGGTGCCGGCAGCGAGGGCCTGTCCGCCCTGTCGAACGTGTTCCTGGTGATCCCGGCGCTGCCGCTGATCATCATCATCACCTCCAGCCTGCCCGAGACCACCGTGCTCACCATCGCGCTGGTCATCGGCCTGACGTCGTGGGCGTGGGGCGCGCGGGTGCTGCGGGCGCAGACCCTGTCGCTGCGCAACCGCGACTACGTGGAGGCGGCGCGCGCCACCGGCGAGCGGACCTGGCGGATCATCGTGTTCGAGATCCTGCCCAACCTGACCGCGGTCATCGCCTCCGGCTTCGTCGGCACGGTGATCTTCGCGGTGACCTCGCTGATCACCCTGGCGTTCATCGGCGTCAGCGCGGGCAACGACTGGAACTGGGGCACCATCCTGTACTGGGCGCAGAGCCAGCAGGCCCTCGCCCAGGGCGCGTGGTGGTGGTTCGTGCCCGCGGGCCTGGCCATCGCGCTGCTGGGCACCGCGCTGTCGCTGCTGAACTTCGGCATCGACGAGTTCGTCAGCCCCCGGCTGCGCGGCGGCGGCCGGACCAGCGTCAAGACCGCCGACGGGCGCACCGTGAGGATGCGCGTCGGCTTCACCCCGGTGCTGTCCACCCCGGTGCAGCCCACCCCGGTCCTGGGCGAGGAGGCCAAGCCGTGA
- a CDS encoding ABC transporter ATP-binding protein, which yields MTDAVLEIRGLNVDYGLGDQAVHAIRDVNLTLHRGEVLGLAGESGSGKSTLAYGMTRLLPPPGVVAGGEVLYHGEDGPVDVLRMTHAQLRAFRWAQTAIVFQGAMNSLNPVHRISTQLTDVIKAHRPGMTAAARLDRARELLHLVGIAADRLDSYPHQLSGGMRQRVMIGMALALEPKVVIMDEPTTALDVVVQRQILRQLVELRERLGFSVVFITHDLSLLVEFSDRIAIMYGGRIVEEANSAELYRDPRHPYSAGLLNSFPALRGPKRELTGIPGSPPDLRAMPPGCSFHPRCPHAMERCGAEVPVLGVPLDHVGPDRTAACWLHPVHDNGL from the coding sequence GTGACCGACGCCGTGCTGGAGATCCGCGGCCTCAACGTGGACTACGGCCTGGGCGACCAGGCCGTGCACGCGATCCGCGACGTCAACCTCACCCTGCACCGGGGCGAGGTGCTGGGCCTGGCGGGGGAGAGCGGCAGCGGCAAGTCCACCCTCGCCTACGGCATGACCCGGCTGCTGCCGCCGCCGGGCGTCGTCGCGGGCGGCGAGGTGCTGTACCACGGCGAGGACGGCCCGGTGGACGTGCTCCGGATGACCCACGCGCAGCTGCGCGCGTTCCGCTGGGCGCAGACCGCGATCGTGTTCCAGGGCGCGATGAACTCGCTCAACCCGGTGCACCGGATCTCGACCCAGCTCACCGACGTGATCAAGGCGCACCGCCCCGGCATGACGGCCGCGGCGCGCCTGGACCGGGCCCGCGAGCTGCTGCACCTGGTCGGCATCGCCGCCGACCGGCTCGACAGCTACCCGCACCAGCTCTCCGGCGGCATGCGGCAGCGCGTGATGATCGGCATGGCGCTGGCGCTGGAGCCCAAGGTCGTCATCATGGACGAGCCGACCACCGCGCTGGACGTGGTGGTGCAGCGGCAGATCCTGCGCCAGCTCGTCGAGCTGCGCGAGCGGCTGGGCTTCTCGGTCGTGTTCATCACCCACGACCTGTCGCTGCTGGTCGAGTTCTCCGACCGGATCGCCATCATGTACGGCGGGCGGATCGTCGAGGAGGCGAACTCCGCCGAGCTGTACCGGGACCCCAGGCACCCCTACAGCGCCGGGCTGCTCAACTCCTTCCCCGCCCTGCGCGGGCCCAAGCGCGAGCTGACCGGCATCCCCGGCTCACCGCCGGACCTGCGCGCCATGCCGCCGGGCTGCTCGTTCCACCCACGCTGCCCGCACGCGATGGAGCGCTGCGGCGCGGAGGTCCCGGTGCTGGGCGTGCCCCTCGACCACGTGGGGCCCGACCGCACCGCGGCCTGCTGGCTGCACCCCGTTCACGACAACGGTCTCTGA
- a CDS encoding GH1 family beta-glucosidase, which yields MDTTAPTVGLDPAIDTLPASFRWGVATSAYQIEGAHDEDGRTPSIWDTYCRTPGMVHNAENGDVACDHYHRMPEDVALIASLGVDTYRFSVAWPRVQPRGRGPVNPAGLAFYDRLVDELLGKGVDPWVTLYHWDLPQELEDAGGWPARDTAYRFADYSMLVFDALSDRVRTWTTLNEPWCSAMLGYYEGRQAPGRQDFGAAIHAVHHLLLGHGLATQRMREAATRPTEFGITLNMSHSSPASDSEADREAARRADGLSRRIYLDPLVKGSYPEDVVADLALRDVKIPVEPGDLEIIRQPIDVLGVNYYSSHKFAGTDEDGNTTDADGLPVDRTLRFGLPVTAMDWEIIPEGFTELLVQISRDYPGVPMVITENGAAFDDEADESGFVRDDDRTAYLESHIAAVAKARELGADVRGYFAWSLMDNFEWSYGYEKRFGLVHVDYDTQVRTPKSSALWYRDTIRRVKGG from the coding sequence ATGGACACCACGGCGCCGACCGTCGGGCTCGACCCCGCGATCGACACCCTGCCCGCCTCGTTCCGCTGGGGCGTGGCGACCTCCGCGTACCAGATCGAGGGGGCGCACGACGAGGACGGTCGCACACCGTCCATCTGGGACACCTACTGCCGGACCCCGGGCATGGTGCACAACGCCGAGAACGGCGACGTCGCCTGCGACCACTACCACCGGATGCCCGAGGACGTCGCGCTCATCGCGTCGCTGGGCGTGGACACCTACCGGTTCTCGGTGGCCTGGCCGCGGGTGCAGCCGCGCGGCCGGGGCCCGGTCAACCCCGCGGGCCTGGCCTTCTACGACCGGCTGGTCGACGAGCTGCTGGGCAAGGGCGTCGACCCGTGGGTCACGCTCTACCACTGGGACCTGCCGCAGGAGCTGGAGGACGCGGGCGGCTGGCCCGCCCGCGACACCGCCTACCGGTTCGCCGACTACTCGATGCTGGTCTTCGACGCCCTGTCCGACCGGGTGCGCACCTGGACCACGCTCAACGAGCCGTGGTGCTCGGCGATGCTCGGCTACTACGAGGGCCGCCAGGCACCCGGCAGGCAGGACTTCGGTGCCGCCATCCACGCGGTGCACCACCTGCTGCTCGGCCACGGCCTGGCCACGCAGCGGATGCGCGAGGCGGCCACCCGGCCCACCGAGTTCGGCATCACGCTCAACATGAGCCACTCCTCGCCCGCGAGCGACAGCGAGGCCGACCGCGAGGCGGCCCGCCGCGCGGACGGGCTGTCCCGGCGCATCTACCTCGACCCGCTGGTCAAGGGCTCCTACCCCGAGGACGTGGTGGCCGACCTGGCGCTGCGGGACGTGAAGATCCCGGTCGAGCCCGGTGACCTGGAGATCATCCGGCAGCCCATCGACGTGCTGGGCGTGAACTACTACTCCAGCCACAAGTTCGCCGGCACCGACGAGGACGGCAACACCACCGACGCCGACGGGCTGCCCGTGGACCGCACCCTGCGGTTCGGCCTGCCGGTGACCGCGATGGACTGGGAGATCATCCCCGAGGGCTTCACCGAGCTGCTGGTGCAGATCTCCCGGGACTACCCGGGCGTGCCCATGGTGATCACCGAGAACGGCGCGGCGTTCGACGACGAGGCCGACGAGTCCGGTTTCGTCCGGGACGACGACCGCACCGCCTACCTGGAGTCGCACATCGCGGCCGTGGCCAAGGCGCGCGAGCTGGGCGCGGACGTGCGCGGCTACTTCGCCTGGTCGCTGATGGACAACTTCGAGTGGTCCTACGGCTACGAGAAGCGGTTCGGCCTGGTGCACGTGGACTACGACACCCAGGTCCGCACGCCCAAGAGCAGCGCCCTGTGGTACCGGGACACCATCCGGCGCGTCAAGGGCGGCTGA